The proteins below come from a single Caulobacter segnis ATCC 21756 genomic window:
- a CDS encoding J domain-containing protein produces the protein MIYLLLGVAVLAFLLWPRRRNLLKGDGWRVAAGVAAIVAFAFAGYATIRGSWGTGIVLGVLGLWTVTEARRRPVIRRQVVHPPRDDLTLSEARAILGVSADASLEEIKAAYARLIRMAHPDVGGTEGLAAQLNAARDRLIKRRG, from the coding sequence ATGATCTATCTGCTGCTGGGCGTGGCCGTCCTGGCCTTCCTGCTCTGGCCGCGCCGTCGCAACCTGCTGAAGGGCGACGGCTGGCGGGTCGCGGCGGGCGTGGCGGCGATCGTCGCCTTCGCCTTCGCCGGATACGCCACGATCCGGGGCTCGTGGGGCACGGGCATTGTGCTGGGCGTCCTGGGCCTGTGGACCGTCACCGAAGCGCGCCGGCGGCCGGTGATCCGTCGCCAGGTCGTTCATCCGCCGCGCGACGACCTCACCCTATCCGAGGCGCGCGCTATTCTGGGCGTCTCCGCCGACGCGAGCCTTGAAGAGATCAAGGCCGCCTACGCCCGCCTGATCCGCATGGCCCATCCTGACGTCGGGGGCACCGAGGGCCTCGCCGCCCAACT
- the mipZ gene encoding division plane-positioning ATPase MipZ has product MAETRVIVVGNEKGGAGKSTIAVHLVTALLYGGAKVAVIDLDLRQSTSARFFENRRTWLESKKLELPEPLSLRLSENDIALAEKPEEEQVAGFEAAFARGLAECDFVLIDTPGGDTAVSRLAHGRADLIVTPMNDSFVDFDMLGHVDPVSMELTKPSLYSLTVWEARKQRALSGQRQALDWVVLRNRLATTEARNRKRLEDRLTALAKRVGFRIGPGLRDRVIYRELFPFGLTIADLSPQVRPVPVSLQHLAARQELRALMHSLGLSAYSGETLLAAQ; this is encoded by the coding sequence ATGGCCGAAACGCGTGTCATCGTCGTCGGCAACGAGAAGGGCGGGGCGGGCAAGTCGACCATCGCCGTCCATCTCGTCACCGCGCTGCTGTACGGCGGCGCCAAGGTCGCGGTCATCGACCTGGACCTGCGCCAGAGCACCTCGGCGCGGTTCTTCGAGAACCGGCGCACCTGGCTGGAAAGCAAGAAGCTCGAACTGCCCGAGCCCCTGTCTCTGCGCCTGTCGGAGAACGACATCGCCCTGGCCGAGAAGCCGGAGGAGGAGCAGGTCGCCGGCTTCGAGGCGGCCTTCGCCAGGGGGCTGGCCGAATGCGACTTCGTGCTGATCGACACGCCCGGGGGCGACACCGCCGTCTCGCGCCTGGCCCATGGCCGCGCCGACCTGATCGTCACGCCGATGAACGACAGCTTCGTCGACTTCGACATGCTGGGCCACGTCGACCCGGTGAGCATGGAGCTGACCAAGCCCAGCCTCTACTCGCTGACCGTTTGGGAAGCGCGCAAGCAGAGGGCGCTTTCCGGCCAACGCCAGGCGCTTGATTGGGTCGTGCTGCGCAATCGTTTGGCGACCACCGAGGCCCGGAACCGCAAGCGCCTCGAGGATCGTCTCACGGCCCTGGCCAAGCGGGTCGGCTTCCGCATCGGCCCCGGCCTGCGCGATCGCGTCATCTATCGCGAGCTGTTCCCGTTCGGCCTGACCATCGCCGACCTGTCACCGCAGGTGCGTCCGGTGCCCGTCTCGCTGCAGCACTTGGCCGCGCGCCAGGAGTTGCGCGCGCTCATGCACAGCCTGGGCTTGTCGGCCTATTCGGGCGAGACGCTGCTGGCGGCGCAGTAG
- the panC gene encoding pantoate--beta-alanine ligase translates to MTQPTIVRTVAQMREHVRAWKAAGQRVALVPTMGALHEGHLTLIRLAQENADRVIASVFVNPKQFAPHEDFDAYPRGEAVDAEKLASVGCDLMFAPNASEMYAPGFSTLITVSGVSEPLEGAARPQFFGGVATVVAKLFIQSQADVAVFGEKDYQQLQVVKRMARDLDIPIEIIGAPTARAEDGLALSSRNAYLSAEERAAAVALPDAMKAAAQAVAAGSRVDEAEAIAVEALKAAGFRQVDYVEVREASDLSRLGPGPIGEAEGRILVAAWLGGTRLIDNMAVGQA, encoded by the coding sequence ATGACCCAACCGACCATCGTCCGCACCGTCGCCCAGATGCGTGAGCACGTCCGCGCCTGGAAGGCGGCCGGCCAGCGCGTGGCCCTGGTACCGACCATGGGCGCCCTGCATGAAGGTCATCTGACGCTGATCCGCCTGGCGCAAGAGAACGCCGACCGCGTGATCGCCAGCGTCTTCGTCAATCCCAAGCAGTTCGCCCCGCACGAGGATTTCGACGCCTACCCCCGGGGCGAGGCCGTCGACGCCGAAAAGCTCGCTTCGGTCGGCTGCGACCTGATGTTCGCGCCCAACGCCAGCGAGATGTACGCTCCAGGGTTCTCGACCCTGATCACGGTGTCGGGGGTGTCGGAGCCGCTGGAAGGCGCGGCGCGGCCGCAGTTCTTCGGCGGCGTGGCCACCGTCGTCGCCAAGCTCTTCATTCAGTCGCAAGCCGACGTCGCCGTGTTCGGCGAGAAGGACTACCAGCAGCTACAGGTGGTCAAGCGCATGGCCCGCGATCTGGACATCCCGATCGAGATCATCGGCGCGCCGACCGCGCGGGCCGAGGACGGCCTCGCCCTCTCCTCACGCAACGCCTACCTGTCGGCGGAAGAGCGCGCGGCGGCCGTGGCCTTGCCGGACGCCATGAAGGCCGCCGCCCAGGCCGTGGCGGCCGGGAGCCGCGTCGACGAGGCCGAGGCGATCGCGGTCGAGGCGCTGAAAGCCGCGGGCTTCCGCCAGGTCGACTATGTGGAAGTGCGCGAGGCCAGCGATCTATCCCGACTGGGACCGGGTCCGATCGGCGAGGCGGAGGGCCGTATCCTGGTGGCGGCCTGGCTGGGCGGCACGCGCCTGATCGACAACATGGCGGTCGGACAGGCCTAG
- a CDS encoding DUF1489 family protein, with product MALHIIKLVVGCDTIEDLLAWHKEGHPWVMHTRMTPKRIDEVLDGGSLYRVFKGQILCRQKILAIDTVGSGPASRCEVTVDPTIVRVAPQPRRAFQGWRYLTPEDAPPDLTESEAADLPPDLARQLRELGAW from the coding sequence ATGGCGCTGCACATCATCAAGCTGGTCGTCGGCTGCGACACGATCGAGGATCTCCTGGCCTGGCACAAGGAGGGGCATCCCTGGGTCATGCACACGCGCATGACGCCCAAGCGGATCGACGAGGTCCTGGACGGCGGCTCGCTGTACCGCGTGTTCAAGGGCCAGATCCTGTGCCGCCAGAAGATCCTGGCCATCGATACGGTGGGCTCGGGACCGGCCTCCCGGTGCGAAGTCACGGTGGACCCGACCATCGTGCGCGTCGCGCCGCAGCCTCGCCGGGCGTTCCAGGGATGGCGCTATCTCACGCCGGAGGACGCGCCTCCCGACCTCACCGAAAGCGAGGCCGCCGACCTCCCGCCGGACCTGGCGCGTCAGTTGCGCGAACTGGGCGCCTGGTAA
- a CDS encoding acetyl-CoA carboxylase biotin carboxylase subunit — translation MIASVLIANRGEIARRIIRTARELGVRTVAVYSEADADAPFVMEADAAILIGPAPAKESYLDPRKILAAAKQMGADAIHPGYGFLSENADFAQSVIDAGLTWIGPPPSAIRAMGLKDAAKAVMIEAGVPTTPGYLGEDQSAPRLAAEADKIGYPVLIKAVAGGGGKGMRKVERAEDFEAALGSCRREASAAFGDDRVLLEKYVTRPRHIEVQVFGDSHGDVVHLFERDCSLQRRHQKVIEEAPAPGMDEKTREAVCAAAVKAAKAVGYVGAGTVEFIADASEGLRADRIWFMEMNTRLQVEHPVTEMVTGQDLVEWQLRVAAGERLPLEQDEITLDGWAMEARLYAENPATGFLPSTGKLKHFRLPEGDVRVDSAVEEGGEVTPFYDPMIAKLIAHGVDREDAAQRLAEACALVEVWPVKTNAAFLAKCASHPDFVDGAVDTGFIEARLDELIERTFSDEPAMAAIGWRLDSFLEAEARPDPWESAPSKLLGFRMNADRATMTLPMSADGKPTPLRVALLGGGTEDWSWDIRHADGRTFDEVARLPTTYGKGPIHVFEGGDVQAFDFEAHVGGVGEGAASDGAILSPMPGKIVSVSVEAGQTVSKGQTLLTLEAMKMEHALVAPFDGVVAELSASAGGQVSEGVVLARLEGA, via the coding sequence TTGATCGCCTCCGTCCTGATCGCCAATCGCGGCGAGATCGCCCGCCGCATCATCCGCACCGCCCGTGAGCTGGGCGTGCGGACGGTCGCCGTCTATTCGGAGGCGGACGCCGACGCGCCGTTCGTGATGGAGGCCGATGCGGCGATCCTGATCGGACCCGCGCCGGCCAAGGAGAGCTATCTCGACCCGCGCAAGATCCTGGCGGCGGCCAAGCAGATGGGGGCGGACGCGATCCACCCCGGCTACGGCTTCCTGTCCGAGAACGCCGACTTCGCCCAGAGCGTGATCGACGCCGGCCTGACCTGGATCGGCCCGCCGCCCTCGGCGATCCGCGCCATGGGCCTGAAGGACGCCGCCAAGGCGGTGATGATCGAAGCGGGCGTCCCCACGACGCCCGGCTATCTGGGCGAGGACCAGTCGGCCCCGCGCCTGGCGGCCGAGGCGGACAAGATCGGCTACCCGGTGCTGATCAAGGCCGTGGCGGGCGGCGGCGGCAAGGGCATGCGCAAGGTCGAGCGGGCGGAGGACTTCGAGGCCGCGCTGGGCTCGTGCCGCCGCGAGGCCTCGGCCGCGTTCGGCGACGACCGCGTGCTGCTGGAGAAGTATGTCACCCGGCCGCGCCACATCGAGGTGCAGGTGTTCGGCGACAGCCACGGCGACGTCGTCCACCTGTTCGAGCGCGACTGCTCGCTGCAACGCCGCCACCAGAAGGTCATCGAGGAAGCGCCGGCGCCCGGCATGGACGAGAAGACCCGGGAAGCGGTCTGCGCCGCCGCCGTGAAGGCCGCCAAGGCCGTGGGCTATGTCGGCGCCGGGACGGTCGAGTTCATCGCCGACGCCAGCGAAGGCCTGCGGGCCGACCGCATCTGGTTCATGGAGATGAACACCCGCCTGCAGGTCGAGCATCCGGTCACCGAGATGGTCACCGGCCAGGATCTCGTCGAATGGCAGCTGCGCGTGGCCGCCGGCGAGCGCCTGCCGCTGGAACAGGATGAGATCACCCTGGACGGCTGGGCCATGGAGGCGCGGCTCTACGCCGAGAACCCGGCCACCGGCTTCCTGCCCTCGACGGGCAAGCTCAAGCACTTCCGCCTGCCGGAGGGCGATGTCCGCGTCGACAGCGCGGTGGAGGAGGGCGGCGAGGTCACGCCCTTCTATGATCCGATGATCGCCAAGCTGATCGCCCACGGCGTCGACCGTGAAGACGCCGCCCAGCGCTTGGCCGAGGCCTGCGCCCTGGTCGAGGTCTGGCCGGTCAAGACCAACGCCGCCTTCCTGGCCAAGTGCGCCAGCCACCCGGACTTCGTCGACGGCGCGGTCGACACCGGCTTCATCGAGGCGCGGCTGGATGAACTGATCGAACGGACCTTCAGCGACGAGCCGGCCATGGCCGCGATCGGCTGGCGGCTGGACAGCTTTCTGGAGGCCGAGGCGCGGCCCGATCCGTGGGAAAGCGCGCCGTCCAAGCTGCTGGGCTTCCGCATGAACGCCGATCGCGCGACCATGACGCTGCCCATGTCCGCGGACGGCAAGCCGACGCCGCTGCGCGTGGCCTTGCTGGGCGGCGGGACCGAGGACTGGTCCTGGGACATCCGTCATGCCGACGGCCGGACTTTCGACGAGGTCGCGCGCCTGCCGACGACCTACGGCAAGGGGCCGATCCACGTGTTCGAGGGCGGTGACGTCCAGGCGTTCGACTTCGAGGCCCATGTCGGCGGAGTGGGCGAGGGCGCGGCCTCGGACGGCGCGATCCTGTCGCCGATGCCGGGCAAGATCGTCTCGGTCTCGGTGGAAGCCGGCCAGACCGTCAGCAAGGGCCAGACCCTGCTGACCCTGGAAGCCATGAAGATGGAGCACGCCCTGGTCGCGCCGTTCGACGGCGTGGTCGCCGAACTCTCGGCCTCGGCCGGCGGCCAGGTCAGCGAGGGCGTGGTGCTGGCCCGGCTGGAAGGCGCCTGA
- a CDS encoding DUF3667 domain-containing protein gives MVTGAELEAVAADSAGSFARSKKKPFPHKGEPCKNCGTPLEGWYCYSCGQNADTHHRSILHLIWETIEGMFHLDGRLANTLPLLFFKPGVLAKDLMEGRIARHAPPFRTFLVALLLFIFAAEHAIHNIRHEIELKEEKEIAALATPAGRKAKADEMRKDAAETRDSRLSAAVEVRDEALKEAGADKAEIAADYDERVKKAQDRYAAKVAEADALEKNPNAAAEAKAKIEKRGENAAEQIRGLDLQEVGAIDGDSRKIGEANIGGQHFNVVTPDGAAHKEVKADIDLGKTSKGYGFANGFKEGLAKAIANPDYYILVMFGWAHRLAVLLLPIIGLSLALVYVNRRQFYIYDHLLVATNLLSFAFLTNAIGMVLPASLIGPWFAILTFWTPINLFQTLRGGYGSTVVGAIFKTLIVWFMSVFAFALLITALMLFTLTQM, from the coding sequence GTGGTAACTGGCGCGGAACTGGAAGCGGTGGCGGCGGATTCGGCTGGGAGCTTCGCCCGGTCGAAGAAGAAGCCGTTCCCTCACAAGGGCGAGCCTTGCAAGAACTGCGGTACGCCCTTGGAGGGGTGGTACTGCTATTCGTGCGGCCAGAACGCCGACACGCATCATCGCTCTATTTTACACCTGATCTGGGAGACCATCGAGGGGATGTTCCACCTCGATGGTCGCCTGGCCAACACGCTGCCGCTGCTGTTCTTCAAGCCGGGCGTGCTGGCCAAGGACTTGATGGAAGGACGGATCGCGCGGCATGCGCCGCCGTTCCGCACGTTCCTTGTCGCCCTGCTGCTGTTCATCTTCGCGGCCGAGCACGCCATCCACAACATTCGCCACGAGATCGAGCTCAAGGAAGAGAAAGAGATCGCGGCGCTCGCCACGCCCGCCGGCCGCAAGGCCAAGGCTGACGAGATGCGCAAGGACGCCGCGGAGACCCGTGACAGCCGCCTCAGCGCCGCCGTCGAAGTGCGTGACGAGGCGCTGAAGGAGGCGGGCGCGGACAAGGCCGAGATCGCCGCCGACTATGACGAGAGGGTCAAAAAGGCTCAGGATCGTTACGCCGCCAAGGTCGCCGAGGCCGACGCGCTGGAGAAGAACCCCAACGCCGCCGCCGAAGCCAAGGCCAAGATCGAGAAGCGCGGCGAGAACGCCGCCGAACAGATCCGCGGGTTGGACCTGCAGGAAGTGGGCGCCATCGACGGCGATAGCCGGAAGATTGGCGAAGCCAATATCGGCGGCCAGCACTTCAACGTGGTCACGCCCGACGGCGCGGCCCACAAGGAGGTCAAGGCCGACATAGACCTTGGCAAAACCTCCAAAGGCTACGGCTTCGCCAATGGGTTCAAGGAAGGTCTGGCCAAGGCCATCGCCAACCCCGACTACTATATCCTGGTCATGTTTGGCTGGGCCCACCGTCTGGCCGTGCTGCTGCTGCCGATCATCGGTCTGAGCCTGGCGCTCGTCTATGTGAACCGTCGGCAGTTCTACATCTACGATCACCTGCTGGTGGCGACGAATCTGCTGTCGTTCGCGTTCCTGACCAACGCCATCGGCATGGTGCTGCCCGCGTCCCTTATCGGCCCCTGGTTCGCCATCCTGACTTTCTGGACGCCGATCAACCTCTTCCAGACCCTGCGCGGCGGCTACGGCTCGACCGTCGTGGGGGCCATCTTCAAGACGCTGATCGTCTGGTTCATGAGCGTCTTCGCCTTCGCCCTGCTGATCACGGCGTTGATGCTGTTCACCCTTACACAGATGTAG
- a CDS encoding enoyl-CoA hydratase-related protein, whose translation MTNPIADPIVEVPDTDAMSPLVHMESTPEGAVTVWINRPEKKNAFDAATIAALRQTLETLHGAEGVRVVFLRGVAGTFSAGADLSWMADAVEWDEDDNREDALELAHMLKALHDIPALTVALVEGAAYGGGAGLVAACDHALATADAQFSFSEVKLGLTPATISPYVIAALGPRTAKLLFATARVFDADAAWSYGLVDEVFDDAAGLEAARDALIEEMVPCAPGAIGDAKALVNDFAGQKLDRGLVEETARRIARRRVSEEGQEGVRAFLSRRKPTWAE comes from the coding sequence ATGACCAACCCCATCGCCGATCCCATCGTCGAGGTCCCCGACACCGACGCGATGAGCCCGCTGGTCCACATGGAGAGCACGCCCGAGGGCGCGGTCACCGTCTGGATCAATCGCCCCGAGAAGAAGAACGCCTTCGACGCGGCGACCATCGCCGCCCTGCGCCAGACCCTCGAGACCCTGCACGGGGCCGAGGGCGTGCGCGTGGTGTTCCTGCGCGGCGTCGCCGGGACGTTCAGCGCCGGCGCGGACCTCTCCTGGATGGCCGACGCGGTCGAGTGGGACGAGGACGACAATCGCGAGGACGCGCTCGAACTGGCCCATATGCTCAAGGCCTTGCACGACATCCCGGCCCTGACCGTGGCCCTGGTCGAAGGCGCGGCCTATGGCGGCGGCGCGGGTCTTGTCGCGGCGTGTGACCACGCCCTGGCCACGGCTGACGCCCAGTTCTCGTTCTCCGAGGTGAAGCTCGGCCTCACCCCGGCGACGATCAGCCCCTATGTCATCGCCGCGCTCGGTCCGCGCACCGCCAAGCTGCTGTTCGCCACGGCCCGCGTCTTCGACGCCGACGCGGCCTGGAGCTACGGCCTGGTCGACGAGGTGTTCGATGACGCCGCTGGCCTCGAAGCCGCTCGCGACGCTCTGATCGAGGAGATGGTCCCTTGCGCGCCGGGCGCGATCGGCGACGCCAAGGCCTTGGTCAACGATTTCGCTGGTCAGAAACTCGACAGAGGCCTGGTCGAAGAGACCGCCCGCCGCATCGCGCGTCGCCGTGTCTCGGAAGAAGGACAAGAAGGCGTGCGCGCTTTCCTCTCCCGTCGTAAACCCACCTGGGCTGAATAG
- a CDS encoding patatin-like phospholipase family protein → METPLPDDSALARLFARERRKGTAAWFSLPGGATLFEPGEPADQLYFLKTGRLGAFRREDGQEPQFLGLIRPGEPAGEMAMIGDTAHSASMVALRDSEMLAMPRDIFFEAAEEDPSVLLELSRLMIHRARQARNQPAVGDPSVFGFIAVEPGAPIRPVVERLSRCIENLGYTVTVEGGEALLAPTEWFGNVEHAHDFVLYVAEADETAWKHVVGRQVDRLFRVGRGDRPPPTVIPSYASGPLQAQRLVDLILLQSASLDRPHGSEAWVAATQPARLFHLRENGVADLQRLARVMTGQSVGLVLSGGGARAYAHIGAIQAMRERAIPIDFVGGASMGAIIAAGLAMGWDDGEMEARIKKAFVDSSPLDDIAFPMIAMTRGEKVKARLEEHFSGVEISDLWLPFFCVSSNLTSGAYQLHRTGELQAALRASIALPGVMPPATDHGSVLVDGAVMKNFPADVMRALQPGPIVGVDVTRGRSITPEDLVTPPSLWSWIASGEWRRGPPIVALLMRAATVTSGRDITAAREATDVLITPKLEGVDIRDWRAFEPAVKAGHVAAGFALDTLRQPVTTLRRRLSLRERQAASSRP, encoded by the coding sequence GTGGAAACGCCCCTGCCTGATGACTCGGCCCTAGCGCGCCTTTTCGCCCGCGAGCGGCGAAAAGGAACGGCGGCGTGGTTTTCGCTGCCCGGCGGCGCCACCCTGTTCGAGCCTGGCGAACCGGCCGATCAGCTCTACTTCCTGAAGACCGGACGCCTCGGCGCTTTCCGCCGCGAGGATGGTCAGGAGCCGCAGTTCCTGGGCTTGATCCGCCCCGGCGAACCAGCCGGCGAGATGGCGATGATCGGCGACACCGCCCATTCGGCCAGCATGGTCGCGCTGCGCGACAGCGAGATGCTGGCCATGCCGCGCGATATCTTCTTCGAGGCGGCCGAGGAGGACCCCAGCGTCCTGCTGGAGCTGTCGCGGCTGATGATCCATCGGGCGCGGCAGGCGCGAAACCAGCCGGCGGTCGGCGATCCCTCGGTGTTCGGCTTCATCGCCGTCGAGCCCGGCGCGCCGATCCGTCCGGTCGTGGAGCGGCTGAGCCGCTGCATCGAGAACCTGGGCTATACGGTCACGGTTGAGGGCGGCGAAGCCCTGCTGGCGCCGACCGAGTGGTTCGGCAATGTCGAGCACGCTCACGACTTCGTCCTCTATGTCGCCGAGGCCGACGAGACCGCTTGGAAGCACGTGGTCGGCCGTCAGGTCGACCGTCTGTTCCGGGTGGGACGCGGCGATCGCCCGCCGCCGACGGTCATCCCCAGCTATGCCTCGGGTCCGCTGCAGGCCCAGCGCCTGGTCGACCTGATCCTGCTGCAATCGGCCAGCCTCGATCGGCCGCACGGCTCCGAAGCCTGGGTGGCCGCAACCCAGCCCGCCCGCCTTTTCCATCTGCGCGAGAACGGCGTGGCCGACCTGCAGCGCCTGGCCCGAGTCATGACCGGTCAGTCGGTGGGGCTGGTGCTCTCCGGCGGCGGCGCGCGCGCCTACGCCCACATCGGCGCCATCCAGGCCATGCGGGAGCGGGCCATACCGATCGACTTCGTCGGCGGCGCCTCGATGGGCGCGATCATCGCCGCGGGTCTGGCCATGGGCTGGGACGACGGCGAGATGGAGGCGCGGATCAAAAAGGCCTTCGTCGATTCCAGCCCCCTGGACGACATCGCCTTCCCGATGATCGCCATGACCCGCGGCGAAAAGGTCAAGGCCAGGCTGGAAGAGCACTTCAGCGGCGTCGAGATCAGCGATCTTTGGCTGCCGTTCTTCTGCGTCTCGTCGAACCTGACTTCGGGCGCCTATCAGCTGCATCGCACCGGCGAGCTGCAGGCGGCGCTGCGGGCTTCGATCGCCCTGCCCGGCGTCATGCCGCCCGCCACCGACCATGGCTCGGTGCTGGTGGATGGCGCGGTGATGAAGAACTTCCCCGCCGACGTGATGCGCGCCCTACAGCCTGGGCCGATCGTCGGCGTCGACGTCACGCGCGGTCGCAGCATCACGCCCGAAGACCTGGTCACGCCGCCGTCGCTCTGGAGCTGGATCGCCTCGGGCGAGTGGCGGCGGGGCCCGCCGATCGTGGCCCTGCTGATGCGGGCGGCTACGGTCACGTCCGGCCGCGACATCACCGCGGCCCGCGAGGCCACAGACGTCCTGATCACGCCCAAGCTGGAAGGGGTCGACATCCGCGACTGGCGGGCCTTCGAACCCGCCGTGA